Within Thermodesulfovibrionales bacterium, the genomic segment AGCTCGTAATCAAGAGGATTGAACTCGATTCCCCCTCCCTGTCAGTGAAAAAAGAAAAGGGCGGGAAATACAATTTCAGCGACATTATCGAAAGAAGCGAGGAGAAGAAGGGTCCGCCGGAGCCGGAGAAAAAAGAAACGGAGTTCCCTCTCTCGCTCGTCACTGACAGGATATCGATACGGGACGCAAAGGTGGCATTCACGGACGATACCAAGGAGCTTCCCGATGTGACTGCAAAGGCTGATGTGGACATCGCGGTCTCGGGAGGAAAGAGTTTGAAAGAGATCACGGCGACGGGAGATCTCAACCTCAAGGAATTGCATGCGGTTCTGAACGGGGTGTCTTCGACCACATCGGGCAAGGTAGCGGTGAAGCAAGAGGAGATAGGGATAAACCTCAGTACCCGCATCGGTAACGATACGATAACGCTCTCGGGGAAGGTCAGGGATTACCTGAAGTCACCCGACGCGGCGATCGACGTCTCGGCAAAGGAGGTCGATCTCGAAAGGCTGATGGCGTTAAGCGGCGGAAAGAAGGCTGCGAAGGCACCGGTACAAAAGAAGGGTCCGTCTTCGGCAAAGGGCGTGCAGGGAAAAGGAGGCGAAACGAAGATGACGGCGTCAGGAACGGTTACAGTCGATACCGCCAGATACCAGGGGTATATCGTGAAAGGCTTCAGCCTGAAGTACCGTTACCGGAATGACGTCATGACCATGGAACCCATCCAGATGCAATTTTCCGGGGGTGACAAGGCAAAACTCGCGGGGGTGTTCAAAGGGGATATGCAGTTCAGATATCCGTCGGAAGGCGCCGACACCGTAGCAGCGATAAAGAAGACGGTCACCGGCAAGGGAACGCTCGACATGACCCAGTGTGAGGTGAAACAGTCGAAGATAACAGACGGCATCGCGCTCATCACCGGTCTCAGCGAACTGAGAGCGCTGCGTTTCGACAGCGGCCAGTTCCGGTTCACGATGAGAGATGAGAAGGTTTTTCTTCAGGGGAATATGAAGTCGAGCCATGTCGTTCTTAATCCTGAGGGCACGGTCGGTTTTGATGAACAGATGAATATCCTGACGGACCTTAAGCTGTCGCCTTCCCTTGCGTCGAAGCTTCCGACCGCGCAGTTCACTGGATACATGAAAGACGAGAATGGATGGAGCGTTGTGCCCCTGAAGATTACCGGGACTACCGAGAAGCCCTCTGTCACGCTGAATACCGCTGCCCTTCAGAAACAGGTCGGGAAGGGAATTCAGAAAGAGATAGAGAGGCAGCTCCTTGGAGAACCCCCGCAGAAGTCGGGTGAGCAGCAGCAAAAGGGTAAATCGCCTCAGGATATGTTTAAGGGGATTTTTGGAAAATAATCCGAGCCTGTCCCCGACAGGAGGAGCTTTCTTTACAAATGATTAAGAGAAATACCGGAAGTTACAAGGAGGTGTCATATGCCGTTCATTGAATATTCTGGAAGAAAGGTCATGGTAGACGATGAGGGGTTTCTCGCTAATCCCGATGACTGGGATGAGGATCTCGCCAATGCACTCGCGAAGAGGGAAGGCGTTGATGGACTCACGAAAGAGAGGGTCGAGATCATAAAGTTCATGAGGGAATACTACAAACGGTTTAACGCCTTTCCGATCCTTCGCGGCGTCTGCATGCGGGTCCACCTTTCAAAGGACTGCTACAGTGAAGAATTCATCGACCCCCTCAAG encodes:
- a CDS encoding AsmA family protein yields the protein MRKLLWAGGVLIAFILVLLLGLSLFVKSYLKSEKLKALIIPRAEEFTGRKVNIDEIRVSLFKGIVVKGIALKERNGETDFITAKEFILDYRLMPLLRKQLVIKRIELDSPSLSVKKEKGGKYNFSDIIERSEEKKGPPEPEKKETEFPLSLVTDRISIRDAKVAFTDDTKELPDVTAKADVDIAVSGGKSLKEITATGDLNLKELHAVLNGVSSTTSGKVAVKQEEIGINLSTRIGNDTITLSGKVRDYLKSPDAAIDVSAKEVDLERLMALSGGKKAAKAPVQKKGPSSAKGVQGKGGETKMTASGTVTVDTARYQGYIVKGFSLKYRYRNDVMTMEPIQMQFSGGDKAKLAGVFKGDMQFRYPSEGADTVAAIKKTVTGKGTLDMTQCEVKQSKITDGIALITGLSELRALRFDSGQFRFTMRDEKVFLQGNMKSSHVVLNPEGTVGFDEQMNILTDLKLSPSLASKLPTAQFTGYMKDENGWSVVPLKITGTTEKPSVTLNTAALQKQVGKGIQKEIERQLLGEPPQKSGEQQQKGKSPQDMFKGIFGK
- a CDS encoding TusE/DsrC/DsvC family sulfur relay protein, with amino-acid sequence MPFIEYSGRKVMVDDEGFLANPDDWDEDLANALAKREGVDGLTKERVEIIKFMREYYKRFNAFPILRGVCMRVHLSKDCYSEEFIDPLKAWKIAGLPKPDEHVVAEIQGEGGVV